In one Rutidosis leptorrhynchoides isolate AG116_Rl617_1_P2 chromosome 8, CSIRO_AGI_Rlap_v1, whole genome shotgun sequence genomic region, the following are encoded:
- the LOC139863388 gene encoding RING-H2 finger protein ATL39-like has translation MSISPDSNTGDSYTDDTGNSQGSLTYVFAISLPFIFLIILVYYVSRKCKSNINFLSQPDDVADNDDDQQRPIRVMEGVNEDILVTFPTFVYSEDTVNDVGGSGCSVCLVDYKRNDVIRSLPKCGHLFHRKCIDTWLRVHATCPVCRNSTLPARLAGTTVPLSHLTFVNRSHL, from the coding sequence ATGAGCATTTCACCAGATTCGAACACTGGAGATTCGTACACGGATGACACCGGTAACTCACAAGGAAGTCTCACTTATGTTTTCGCAATCTCGCTCCCCTTTATCTTCCTCATAATACTCGTGTATTATGTTTCGCGCAAGTGCAAGTCCAATATAAACTTTTTATCACAACCGGACGATGTTGCTGACAATGATGACGACCAACAACGTCCTATTAGAGTCATGGAAGGTGTTAACGAAGACATCCTCGTAACGTTCCCGACATTTGTTTACTCTGAGGATACAGTTAATGATGTTGGTGGTTCTGGCTGTTCTGTTTGTTTGGTGGATTACAAACGAAATGATGTTATACGATCATTGCCGAAATGTGGTCACTTGTTTCATCGCAAGTGTATAGACACGTGGTTGAGGGTTCATGCTACATGTCCTGTGTGTCGAAACTCAACATTACCGGCCCGGCTTGCAGGGACGACGGTGCCACTGTCTCATTTGACATTCGTTAATAGATCGCATTTGTAG